The Glycine soja cultivar W05 chromosome 6, ASM419377v2, whole genome shotgun sequence genome has a window encoding:
- the LOC114416042 gene encoding auxin response factor 2B-like — MASSEVTMKGNCLNHNDGGATEPHSPSTAKDAEAALFRELWHACAGPLVTVPREKERVFYFPQGHIEQVEASTNQVADQHMPVYDLPPKILCRVINVQLKAEPDTDEVFAQVTLLPEPNQDENAVEKEPPPPPPPRFHVHSFCKTLTASDTSTHGGFSVLRRHADECLPPLDMSKQPPTQELVAKDLHANEWRFKHIFRGQPRRHLLQSGWSVFVSSKRLVAGDAFIFLRGENGELRVGVRRAMRQQGNVPSSVISSHSMHLGVLATAWHAILTGTIFTVYYKPRTSPAEFIVPYDQYMESLKNSYSIGMRFKMRFEGEEAPEQRFTGTVVGIEDSDPKRWRDSKWRCLKVRWDETSNTPRPERVSPWKIEPALAPPALNPLSMPRPKRPRSNAVPSSPDSSVLTREASSKVSIDPSPANGFPRVLQGQEFSTLRGNFTESNEFDTAEKSVVWPPTAVDDEKMDVSTSRRYGSESWMSMGRNEPTYSDLLSGFGTSGDPSHSSLKDQMSPAYSARKQSLDHEGKLHMPHPWPVMPSSLSLNILDSNAKGPTHGGDTSFQARGNLRFSAFGEYPALHGHKVEDSHGNLMPPPPAPQTQYQSPCSRELMSKHVSAKTCEAVKPKDGDCKLFGFSLISGPIVPEPSLSQRNVSEPAGQMHLTAHQQRTSENDEKSDHSKGSRPVDDLVVDDHDRPLQTSQSHTKDVQAKPLSGSARSCTKVHKKGIALGRSVDLTKYSGYDELVAELDQLFEFGGELLSTKKDWLIVYTDNEGDMMLVGDDPWQEFCAMVCKIYIYPKEEIQKMSPGTLSSKNEENQSVMASDGADAKVVKCQPHQKFNSENGLDA, encoded by the exons ATGGCATCATCGGAGGTGACGATGAAGGGAAATTGCTTGAACCACAACGACGGCGGAGCCACGGAGCCTCATTCGCCGTCCACGGCCAAAG ACGCAGAAGCTGCACTTTTCAGGGAACTATGGCACGCATGTGCCGGTCCTCTAGTCACGGTACCGCGGGAAAAAGAGCGCGTGTTTTATTTCCCTCAAGGACATATTGAGCag GTGGAGGCGTCGACGAATCAGGTGGCGGACCAGCACATGCCGGTTTACGATCTCCCACCCAAGATCCTTTGTCGGGTCATCAACGTGCAGCTGAAG GCCGAGCCCGACACGGATGAGGTGTTTGCTCAGGTGACTTTGCTTCCGGAGCCAAAC CAAGATGAGAATGCCGTGGAGAAAgagccaccaccacctccgccACCACGGTTTCATGTTCATTCTTTCTGTAAGACTCTGACGGCGTCCGATACGAGTACCCATGGTGGGTTTTCTGTGCTGAGACGACATGCTGATGAATGTCTTCCTCCTCTG GATATGTCGAAGCAGCCACCCACACAGGAATTGGTGGCTAAGGATCTTCATGCAAATGAATGGCGATTTAAACATATCTTTCGAG GTCAACCGCGTAGACACTTGCTTCAGAGTGGTTGGAGTGTTTTTGTCAGCTCCAAAAGGCTTGTTGCTGGGGATGCATTTATATTTCTTAG AGGTGAAAATGGGGAACTTCGTGTTGGTGTCCGACGTGCAATGAGACAGCAGGGTAATGTTCCATCCTCAGTTATCTCAAGCCACAGCATGCATCTCGGTGTCCTTGCAACTGCTTGGCATGCCATCTTGACCGGGACCATCTTCACTGTTTATTACAAACCTAG GACCAGTCCCGCCGAATTTATTGTTCCGTATGATCAATATATGGAgtctttaaaaaatagttatagcATCGGGATGCGGTTCAAAATGAGGTTTGAAGGTGAAGAGGCTCCAGAGCAGAG GTTTACTGGTACCGTTGTTGGAATAGAAGATTCTGATCCCAAAAGGTGGAGAGATTCCAAATGGAGATGCCTCAAG GTGAGATGGGATGAAACATCCAACACCCCTCGGCCAGAGAGAGTTTCCCCTTGGAAAATAGAGCCGGCTCTTGCTCCCCCGGCTCTAAATCCTCTTTCAATGCCCAGGCCTAAAAGGCCTCGGTCTAATGCAGTTCCTTCATCCCCAGATTCTTCTGTTCTTACTCGAGAAG CATCATCTAAAGTAAGCATAGACCCTTCACCGGCAAATGGGTTTCCAAGGGTCTTGCAAGGTCAAGAATTCTCGACCTTGAGAGGCAATTTTACAGAAAGTAACGAGTTTGATACTGCCGAGAAGTCTGTTGTTTGGCCACCTACTGCAGTAGATGATGAAAAGATGGATGTTTCTACTTCAAGGAGGTATGGTTCAGAGAGCTGGATGTCAATGGGGAGGAATGAGCCTACATATTCGGATCTTCTTTCAGGCTTTGGGACCAGTGGGGATCCTTCTCATTCATCCCTGAAGGATCAAATGAGCCCTGCTTATTCTGCTAGAAAGCAATCATTGGATCATGAAGGCAAACTTCACATGCCTCATCCGTGGCCTGTAATGCCCTCTAGTCTGTCCCTGAACATCTTGGACTCTAATGCAAAAGGTCCTACACATGGTGGTGATACATCTTTCCAAGCTCGAGGGAATTTGAGGTTCAGTGCATTTGGTGAATACCCTGCACTGCATGGTCATAAAGTTGAGGATTCACATGGAAACTTGATGCCACCCCCACCTGCACCCCAAACTCAATATCAGAGTCCTTGTTCAAGAGAGCTTATGTCAAAACATGTATCAGCAAAAACTTGTGAGGCTGTGAAACCAAAAGATGGTGACTGTAAGCTATTTGGCTTCTCACTTATCAGTGGCCCTATCGTACCAGAGCCTTCTTTATCACAAAGAAATGTGAGTGAGCCTGCTGGTCAGATGCATCTTACAGCACACCAACAAAGAACATCTGAAAATGATGAGAAGTCAGATCACTCAAAGGGATCAAGACCTGTAGATGATCTAGTTGTTGATGACCATGACAGACCATTACAGACTTCTCAGTCGCATACTAAAGACGTTCAAGCCAAACCTCTCAGTGGTTCTGCTAGGAGTTGCACTAAA GTTCACAAGAAGGGCATTGCACTTGGTAGATCAGTGGACCTTACAAAGTACAGTGGCTATGATGAATTAGTTGCCGAATTGGATCAGCTGTTTGAATTTGGGGGTGAATTATTGTCAACTAAAAAAGATTGGCTTATCGTCTATACTGATAATGAGGGTGATATGATGCTTGTAGGCGATGATCCATGGCA GGAATTCTGTGCCATGGTTTGCAAAATTTATATCTACCCTAAAGAGGAGATCCAGAAAATGAGCCCAGGTACACTGAGCTCGAAAAATGAAGAGAACCAGTCGGTGATGGCTAGTGATGGTGCAGATGCAAAAGTTGTTAAATGTCAGCCACATCAAAAGTTCAATTCAGAAAATGGCCTTGACGCCTAA
- the LOC114416043 gene encoding transcription factor ICE1-like, which yields MMSRINNNGVAWMGEREDENSRNHNIIPTDTTTTNTGFVETTNNDLGSLCAFKPMLDVDDEWYNNITNHHHHHHHHHDMTFDPDNLLLHAATAVDSSSSCSPYFFPPNPKPPFLVNPFDMGFLDPQASSSPSLPLLPESTHFTPPHTTTTAFAGFQSRLQESGSSKSLFLRPLESLPPSGAQPTLFQKRAALRKNMEGSDNNKKKRKEKEKDEEVEDLSFDGSGLNYDSDDLTESNYNNVSEGNTGKNGGVSSNANSTVITGLDQKGKKKGMPAKNLMAERRRRKKLNDRLYMLRSVVPKISKMDRASILGDAIEYLKELLQRINDLHNELESTPVGSSLTPVSSFHPLTPTPPTLPSRIKEELCPSSLPSPNGQPARVEVRLREGRAVNIHMFCARKPGLLLSTMRALDNLGLDIQQAVISCFNGFAMDIFRAEQCKEGQDVHPEQIKAVLLDSAGYNGMM from the exons aTGATGTCGAGAATAAACAACAACGGCGTTGCCTGGATGGGCGAACGAGAAGACGAAAACTCTCGAAACCACAACATCATACCCACCGACACAACCACAACAAACACAGGTTTCGTCGAAACCACAAACAACGACTTAGGTTCTCTCTGCGCCTTCAAGCCCATGCTCGACGTCGACGACGAATGGTACAACAACATCaccaaccaccaccaccaccaccaccaccaccacgacATGACCTTCGACCCCGACAACCTCTTACTCCACGCTGCCACCGCCGTggactcctcctcctcctgctcCCCCTACTTTTTCCCTCCCAATCCCAAACCCCCCTTTCTTGTCAACCCCTTCGATATGGGCTTTCTTGACCCtcaagcttcttcttctccctctcTACCCCTTCTCCCCGAATCAACACACTTCACACCCCCTCACACCACCACCACCGCTTTCGCCGGCTTCCAGAGCCGCCTCCAAGAGAGTGGTTCTTCAAAATCTCTCTTTTTGAGGCCTCTCGAGTCGCTGCCACCCTCCGGGGCGCAACCCACGCTGTTTCAGAAGAGAGCCGCGCTTAGAAAAAACATGGAAGGGAGtgataataataagaagaagaggaaggagaaggagaaggacgAGGAGGTTGAGGATTTGAGTTTCGATGGCTCCGGGTTGAACTATGATTCTGATGACTTGACTGAGAGCAATTATAATAATGTTTCTGAGGGTAATACTGGGAAGAATGGTGGGGTTAGTTCCAACGCGAACAGCACCGTCATCACCGGTTTGGATcaaaaagggaagaagaagggaatgcCTGCTAAGAATTTGATGGCCGAACGACGCCGTAGGAAGAAGCTCAATGATAGACTCTACATGTTGAGGTCCGTTGTTCCCAAGATTAGCAAA ATGGACAGGGCTTCAATTCTTGGGGATGCAATTGAGTATCTGAAGGAGCTTCTGCAAAGGATCAATGATCTGCATAACGAGTTGGAATCGACACCAGTGGGTTCTTCACTCACTCCTGTCTCAAGTTTCCATCCTTTGACGCCTACTCCTCCTACGCTGCCAAGCCGAATCAAGGAAGAACTGTGCCCCAGCTCATTGCCCAGCCCCAATGGCCAACCTGCTAGG GTTGAGGTTCGGCTGCGCGAAGGAAGGGCTGTTAACATCCACATGTTTTGTGCCCGCAAGCCTGGTCTGTTGCTCTCAACCATGAGGGCTTTGGATAACCTTGGATTAGACATTCAGCAGGCTGTTATCAGCTGCTTCAATGGATTTGCTATGGATATTTTTCGAGCCGAG CAATGCAAAGAAGGTCAGGATGTCCATCCGGAGCAAATCAAAGCAGTACTCTTGGATTCAGCTGGCTACAATGGCATGATGTAA